The Kitasatospora paranensis genome has a window encoding:
- a CDS encoding GGDEF domain-containing protein, which produces MDLAPILAAGVPLAGWTGHSLWLHQKLTTARRDPLTGLHTRDGFTTRAEHLIRTHPDRVTVLLIDLDDFKTTNDTHGHAAGDTVLAATAERLHIWCGRNGTPARLGGDEFAVVVLDAADRLEALSTTLGEPVPYLGQPLPVGASVGVCHLAALPVPSLTDALTAADRDMYAHKPGSRTSRRR; this is translated from the coding sequence ATGGACCTCGCCCCGATCCTCGCCGCCGGCGTTCCCCTCGCCGGGTGGACCGGCCACAGCCTCTGGCTCCACCAGAAGCTCACTACCGCCCGCCGCGACCCGCTCACCGGCCTGCACACCCGCGACGGCTTCACCACCCGCGCCGAACACCTGATCCGCACCCACCCGGACCGAGTGACCGTCCTGCTCATCGACCTGGACGACTTCAAGACGACCAACGACACCCACGGCCATGCCGCCGGAGACACCGTCCTCGCCGCCACTGCCGAGCGCCTGCACATCTGGTGCGGACGCAACGGGACCCCCGCCCGCCTCGGCGGGGACGAGTTCGCCGTCGTCGTCTTGGACGCGGCCGACCGCCTCGAAGCCCTGAGCACCACTCTTGGAGAACCGGTGCCCTACCTCGGCCAGCCGCTGCCGGTGGGCGCCTCCGTCGGCGTCTGCCACCTGGCCGCCCTGCCGGTCCCATCACTTACTGACGCGCTCACCGCAGCCGACCGCGACATGTACGCCCACAAGCCCGGCAGCCGGACCTCCCGCCGCCGCTAG
- a CDS encoding TRADD-N-associated membrane domain-containing protein, whose amino-acid sequence MTNTIQWLAPAVALVGAMTGTALAARGASASYRRLVDEYRERLRRELPATPAGGTKLAADASGVVLTIPPEEPPGDTAGEPSGSDRRVTNTHYEIHVHQDALEQQRAEREEQTFTVLLADYYAHGLAQAQRSSVVSLAASIVGGIILMAGVSLAIWRSETTGQLYAAMATSVSGLVTGTIAVLFHRQGRLALQHMEGQAQHLRLDMRTERGFRQAVRLVDHVDDKALRSRLQAALILKFSDAQLPDLSDAAPSPQVASQRAASG is encoded by the coding sequence GTGACTAACACGATCCAATGGCTAGCACCAGCGGTTGCACTGGTGGGTGCTATGACTGGTACGGCCCTTGCCGCCCGAGGCGCCTCGGCATCGTACCGACGATTGGTAGATGAATACCGTGAACGCCTCCGGCGTGAGCTGCCTGCCACCCCAGCCGGCGGAACCAAGCTCGCTGCCGATGCAAGCGGCGTGGTGCTCACCATTCCACCCGAGGAGCCTCCCGGGGACACTGCCGGGGAGCCGAGCGGTTCTGATCGTCGCGTCACCAACACCCACTATGAGATCCACGTCCACCAGGATGCGCTTGAGCAACAACGTGCTGAGCGGGAGGAGCAGACCTTCACGGTCCTCTTGGCTGACTACTACGCTCACGGTCTGGCTCAAGCACAGCGCAGCTCAGTGGTCAGCCTGGCAGCATCAATTGTAGGCGGGATCATTCTCATGGCTGGCGTTTCGCTCGCGATCTGGCGCTCTGAGACGACTGGCCAGCTATATGCGGCTATGGCCACTAGCGTCAGTGGCCTCGTGACCGGCACGATTGCTGTGCTATTCCACAGGCAGGGACGCCTTGCGCTGCAGCACATGGAGGGCCAAGCGCAACATCTCCGGTTGGACATGAGGACTGAACGCGGGTTCCGACAAGCTGTGCGGCTGGTGGACCACGTCGATGACAAGGCACTGCGATCCCGGCTACAGGCCGCCCTGATTCTGAAGTTCTCAGATGCCCAGCTTCCCGATCTGAGTGATGCTGCTCCGTCGCCACAGGTGGCAAGCCAGCGAGCAGCTTCCGGCTGA
- a CDS encoding mobile element transfer protein — translation MPRPIRPRNVVRIGPVQVATYYDGRGREMHTAVCTAPRCGFSAEYTGRAAAEIAARTHRCTVR, via the coding sequence ATGCCCCGCCCGATCCGCCCCCGCAACGTCGTCCGCATCGGCCCCGTCCAGGTCGCCACCTACTACGACGGCCGCGGCCGCGAGATGCACACCGCCGTCTGCACTGCCCCGCGCTGCGGCTTCTCCGCCGAGTACACCGGCCGCGCCGCCGCCGAGATCGCCGCCCGCACCCACCGCTGCACCGTCCGCTGA
- a CDS encoding excisionase family DNA-binding protein, producing MDPLLSIAEAAELLGTTERFPRRLIEERRIEYVKVGRHVRIKASVLAAYIASNTVKSIARPRGLRAVA from the coding sequence ATGGACCCCCTGCTGAGCATCGCTGAGGCGGCCGAACTGCTCGGCACCACCGAGCGGTTCCCGCGCCGTCTGATCGAGGAACGCCGGATCGAGTACGTGAAGGTGGGGAGGCACGTCCGGATCAAGGCGTCCGTGCTGGCCGCCTACATCGCGTCCAACACCGTGAAGTCGATCGCACGCCCGCGCGGTCTGCGGGCGGTGGCCTGA
- a CDS encoding nuclease-related domain-containing protein, whose amino-acid sequence MVTGRRLNRLRGRGWEVIHSLQLPSGSDIDHLAIGPAGVFTINTKHHRGAALWQGDHAITVNRASTRYVPISENEAARVTRLLSALCGFAVTVRPVIAVVGADSITVANALPSVLLVDGGRLDRVLAGLSPTLSSEQVGRIFSVARQGRTWER is encoded by the coding sequence ATGGTCACCGGGCGACGGCTGAACCGCCTTCGTGGCCGGGGCTGGGAGGTGATCCACTCGCTCCAGTTACCGAGCGGCAGTGACATCGACCATCTGGCCATCGGTCCTGCCGGCGTGTTCACCATCAACACCAAGCATCACCGGGGCGCCGCCCTCTGGCAGGGCGACCATGCCATCACGGTGAATCGCGCGTCGACTCGCTACGTGCCGATCAGCGAGAACGAGGCTGCGCGGGTCACTCGCCTGCTCTCCGCGCTCTGCGGCTTCGCTGTCACCGTCCGACCCGTAATAGCCGTCGTGGGTGCCGACAGCATCACCGTGGCGAACGCACTCCCGTCAGTCCTGCTCGTAGACGGGGGACGGCTGGACCGAGTGCTCGCAGGGCTGTCTCCGACATTGAGCTCCGAACAGGTGGGCCGAATCTTCTCGGTGGCCCGGCAAGGCCGCACCTGGGAGCGCTGA
- a CDS encoding GntR family transcriptional regulator has protein sequence MASPDDRRQPKYQQIADALKDAIRSGQYGPGDRLPGENDLMATHGVARMTARQALGVLQNEGIAEARKGVGVFVRDFRPLRRQGIKRLSQEQWGSGRSIWSADIEDRTLVVDQVSVTEEESPADIAQVLGVEPGRAVCVRSRRFVLDGKPVLLSTSYLPADLVAGSAITQEDTGPGGTYARLAELGHKPVHFREEIRSRMPSQDEADRLRLSMGTPVMLICRTAFAGEGHAVEVNEMTLDSASYVLEYDFDA, from the coding sequence ATGGCCAGCCCAGACGACCGCCGCCAGCCCAAGTACCAGCAGATCGCCGATGCGCTCAAGGACGCCATCCGGTCTGGTCAGTACGGGCCGGGCGACCGTCTCCCTGGTGAGAACGATCTGATGGCCACCCATGGGGTCGCCCGCATGACCGCGCGTCAGGCTCTGGGCGTGCTGCAGAACGAAGGGATCGCCGAGGCTCGAAAGGGCGTGGGCGTCTTCGTGCGTGACTTCCGCCCGCTCCGCCGGCAGGGCATCAAGCGGCTCTCACAGGAGCAGTGGGGCTCTGGCCGCTCGATCTGGTCGGCCGACATCGAGGACCGCACTCTGGTGGTCGATCAGGTCAGCGTCACCGAGGAGGAGTCGCCAGCCGACATCGCCCAGGTGCTCGGCGTCGAGCCGGGGCGTGCGGTGTGCGTCCGGAGTCGCCGGTTCGTTCTCGATGGCAAGCCGGTCTTGCTGTCGACGTCCTACCTTCCCGCCGATCTAGTGGCGGGTTCGGCCATCACCCAGGAGGACACCGGCCCTGGCGGGACGTATGCCCGGCTGGCAGAGCTGGGCCACAAGCCCGTGCACTTCCGTGAGGAGATCCGATCCCGGATGCCGTCCCAGGACGAGGCCGACCGGCTTCGCCTGTCCATGGGTACGCCGGTGATGTTGATCTGCCGGACCGCATTCGCCGGGGAAGGGCACGCCGTTGAGGTCAATGAGATGACCCTCGACTCCGCTTCCTACGTCCTGGAGTACGACTTCGACGCCTGA
- a CDS encoding DUF6197 family protein: MTTAAALLRGPLVLTPEGSALVAEIEAYLATLPAATRQTAPYVCPLGSTVQAWNAAFPLTRPTLLDRLTHRPARPAPVTVADHLRLTSRYMAAFGWTQGRLWDTTGRVCLLGAQAAVLAHGYGTPGTVTRARVQVMEVLHATGRAHASPDRFNDAPGTRQADVHHLLDRASARALSLGI; encoded by the coding sequence ATGACCACCGCCGCCGCGCTCCTCCGGGGACCGCTCGTCCTCACCCCGGAGGGCTCCGCCCTCGTCGCCGAGATCGAGGCGTACCTCGCCACCCTCCCGGCCGCCACCCGGCAGACAGCCCCGTACGTCTGCCCGCTCGGCAGCACCGTGCAGGCCTGGAACGCCGCCTTCCCGCTGACCCGCCCGACGCTCCTCGACCGGCTCACGCACCGCCCCGCCCGTCCGGCCCCGGTGACCGTCGCCGACCACCTCCGCCTCACCTCCCGCTACATGGCCGCCTTCGGCTGGACGCAGGGCCGCCTCTGGGACACCACCGGCAGGGTCTGCCTCCTCGGCGCCCAGGCCGCCGTCCTCGCCCACGGCTACGGCACCCCCGGCACCGTCACCCGGGCCCGGGTCCAGGTGATGGAGGTCCTCCACGCCACCGGACGGGCGCACGCCTCTCCGGACCGCTTCAACGACGCGCCCGGCACTCGCCAGGCCGACGTGCACCACCTGCTCGACCGGGCGTCCGCCCGCGCCCTGTCCCTCGGTATCTGA
- a CDS encoding DUF2637 domain-containing protein, with protein MRLPRPDAVLIQAAIAGALSFAHLHDIAEAAGQHGWKAWAYPVSVDLLLVAAWRRMRTLRASGRPAGSAWTWFAIALAASLGANVATAGLLDLVHVPAWLRILVAGWPALAFFGGTLLAHSPGSHAEPASEEADLPLYETAAELVDTEPAPVPVLSPEPLPALPTATAADPAPAPAPVPPAVAVPAALVDHARKVADDHRARTGEPIGTDTLRARLGVPPHFADAIAAQLA; from the coding sequence ATGCGCCTGCCCCGCCCGGACGCCGTCCTGATCCAAGCCGCCATCGCGGGCGCCCTGTCCTTCGCCCATCTCCACGACATCGCCGAAGCCGCCGGCCAGCACGGCTGGAAGGCCTGGGCCTACCCGGTCTCCGTGGATCTGCTGCTGGTCGCCGCCTGGCGCCGGATGCGCACCCTTCGCGCCTCCGGCCGCCCGGCGGGCTCGGCCTGGACCTGGTTCGCCATCGCCTTGGCCGCCTCGCTCGGCGCGAACGTCGCCACCGCCGGGCTCCTCGACCTGGTCCACGTCCCGGCCTGGCTCCGCATCCTCGTCGCCGGGTGGCCCGCCCTCGCCTTCTTCGGCGGCACGCTCCTCGCCCACAGCCCCGGAAGCCACGCCGAACCGGCCAGCGAAGAAGCCGACCTGCCGCTCTACGAGACCGCCGCGGAGCTGGTCGACACCGAACCGGCCCCGGTCCCCGTCCTGTCGCCGGAACCACTGCCCGCACTGCCCACCGCGACTGCCGCTGACCCGGCTCCCGCCCCTGCCCCGGTTCCGCCGGCCGTCGCCGTCCCGGCCGCCCTGGTCGACCACGCCCGGAAGGTCGCCGACGACCACCGCGCCCGGACCGGCGAGCCGATCGGCACCGACACCCTCCGGGCCCGCCTCGGCGTCCCGCCGCACTTCGCCGACGCCATCGCCGCCCAACTCGCCTGA